Within the Arachis duranensis cultivar V14167 chromosome 10, aradu.V14167.gnm2.J7QH, whole genome shotgun sequence genome, the region TTAAATCAATATTCTGTTATAAGTTTGTTTGAGATTCAGAGCTTTTGGTAATGTAAGGTCGAGTTCTGATTATTGCATGTCACGATTTAAGTTGCTGCGAAAGTAGAATGAAGTTGTGGTTGCGGTTGTCACTGTTGCAGGCCGAGAGAAAACGAGTTCTAGTGCATTTTATGGCTTTTGGGTTTCACAATTCGAGGTAAGGGTTTTTCTtcaaaacttatttttatatcacaaaatcgttataaatagatattgatGTGAAAAATATATCTTTGTGATTATGTGAGTCTTATGGATTGAATTGAGTTGCTCTAGATGAATGTAACTATTTGTCTGGTGGAGCTTGTTGGATTTATTTtcttgatttattgaaaaagatttaatattaaaattggtttggttttgaaaaagatttaatattgaaattggtttggttttggaAATGATTTTGATTCTGGAAATGGTTGAGAAGAGTTTAAAAaatggtttagttgggacctGAGAaaggtggcaaagtccaagttttaggggaggtgcaaccgaaatttttataagtgGAGTTTTGAAAAGGATGAAATAAAgatttaactattttaaaaaaaaaattggaaagaaaGCTATTTTTTACAGTGTTAAGTTTTCGTGCTAATTTCATAAAAGCTAGAggctttgttttaaaaactTTATTTCATTGATTTTGATTGAAGAAGCTATAagttaaaaatttgtaatgaaTTTAAAGTAGCGAGATTGGTTGTTGCCCCCTTGGAGTCTTGAGACTCTGCCGTGGAGTTTAATTAATGAATGATTTTTGAGTCTTTTGAAAGAGGTTTAAACTTGAAACCGTTTTGAAGTTAGTTCGAGAATTTTGGTTATGTGAGAAATGAGTTTTATGAAAGAGAACTGGTTTAGAGTGAAGTTGTTTTGAAGGTTTTAGATAATGCTACAAAAGTGGTTttgattttaaaggaaaaatttGAGTAAAAGTGATTATTGACATGATGTGaactaaatttatatttttcttgaaaGTGAATAGGCCAAGAATGATTTTGAATCGAGATAAAGATGGGTATAGAGACTTATGATTGATTATCAAATGAGTTGGGTTGATATGATTGGATGacgagatgatgatgatggggaTCATGTGTATATGTATATTTATGAAtacttgagatattgagataTGGTTGAGGACGGTAATAATTATGATGAATTACAATTGAAATTCAAATGATATATGATTTGAGATATCTGAGTCGCGAGTCTCCCTAAGTAGATGCAGTGGTTCGCCCCACTTTCTCCAGGTTGAGATTGGAGATTTTGTTGACCCTCCGTCGCAAGATGCGATCGAACACATAGACCTTTCTAGATAATTCCTCCAAGGGAAGTAAATACATCTTGAGAGATGTGCGCACCGAGGGACTATCCAGGGTTCACTACCAGACATATCGGGTTTGGCTGTATAGCTGATAGATAAGCTCACTGGCCGTAGGGCAGCCACACATTATTTACatttatgtgacattgtttgggtgtgcatattgtatttGGTTTGTCTATGTGAATGATTTTATTTAACTCCTACTTATTATTTCTGTAATTGctattgattgtgtttgaatttCATTACTTGTGATTGTGACTAGTTAAATAGATTGTGATGATTGGATGTTGATTGAGTTGCTTGGACCAGAGGCCGTGATTGATCTTTTGatgggccggaggccgtgaatAGTTTGTCTTTGATGTTTagcaaagtatgaaaaatcTGGATGGTTcaacatagacttaatgaacctatgcttagaacaggttggtcattcatacaTTCTAAGTAACTTTTAAgcttttttataagaaaaatatgagTTTTGGATTTCGGTTAATTAACCGttggtttttaaaaagattCATAAGACGAGTGATAATCACTGTGGttgaaaaatagttttcttttaaatatttacttaTGACAATTCTTAGACCCTCCACTGAGAACCTGTGAGGACGATGTTTTCACCCCCTACAGATTTTTCTTTTCAGGATGGACGAGGAAGCTTATGAAGTTTTGTTAAGTTCTTAGCTGTGCTGTTtttgtttgtatatatatatgctatAATTTCCTCTcacctttattattatattcttgtaAGAAGGATAGGAATCATGATTGTAATGATATGTATGTATAGAACATTTGTAAATTGCTTGTATAAGAAGTTTTGTATATGCATGtttgtaaaaagtgaaaaagaaattttggttttttttaagaaaacagCTATATGGTTTCGAGTTAaaggctcctattttattattaagtttatAGAAGTCATCGTAATACCCTCGCTATCAGAGTGACACAGACGGAAGTGTGACATTCTGATAGTAAGAATATTTATATGGTTTACAATATTTTGTCGTAGAtgtattctaaaataaatatatgcaATTATTTCACTGAagctttttaaattataaccGCTTTAAGATTTTTTGCATTTCATATTATATCTTTCATCATCATTTTTATAGATATCAATATAGGTTagcaattcaaatttaaattaatatatacatacatcttattatataaattaaaataatttcgtATAAATATCTACCGAAAAAAATTCACCATGTTTTCCTAAAAATTCATCCattaaatagtttattttttaactgGCATTGTTTTCAACTACaggcactacaagaaaaatgttttagCGACAAATTTTTAGTGGCAATAACATAATAGCCACTAATTTCTTAATTTAAGTTATCTTTTGCGGTAATTAtatattttccattattattatatattataatgacaattatttttattgccgctaaaaaatgcataaaaaaattttaaagacaaattttagtgacaattatatatttgacattgttattatatattataatggtaattattattcttgccactaaattattatttacttttacttttaattttaatttttttgaattaatacCAGCCATTATTTAATTGccactaaaaattttatttaatttattgaattacAAACCTATGCAAAGAAGAGAGAACCTTGTCTCAGATATCCCACTGAACCTTGCTTCAGATAACCACTCTTTGAAAACCCACTCCATCTCAACTTTCTCCACCGACAACCGCCCACCACCGCCGTCAGAGGTCTTGCCATCGCCGCCACGCACATCTGTCTTCCTGTTTACATGCTCTGCCTCAGATCTAGGTCAAATCCGTGCCAGATCTACTCAGATCTGCGTTTGTTTTATGATTTGATTTATGTCTCTGTGTTTGTTTGAAGTGAAAATTCACGCTCTCTCTAATCTCACTATTCAAATAATGTGTTTAGTTGCTTCATTAGTTCAGTATAATTTCATAATTTCTCTTCATTTGTTAATTTCTCTTCATTTATTAATTAGGTTCAAATTGCTTTCTATTTTTGCTTCGTTTGAAGGTTTTGGAAAAATTGTTCaggtgatttttttattttgttgcaaAAGATTTTGTGCTTTCTTGTCCATTTTTGGAATTTGAAGATTCAAAAGTTACATCGTGTGTCCTTGTTAAGCTTAATTTTGATTAGTCAAGGTTTTGTGACTTTGAAGTTTGAAAGAATGGACTCGATTTGTCCTCTCAGAATTTCATACCTGTTTTGGTCATAGATAGAATTGCTTAGCTTTGGTGATTTCTAAATTCTCAAGGCACTTATTTTTTCCATGATTTTTGGTCATGCAGCTCCTGCTATGGTGATCCATCCACAGAGCGACGATTTCTTGTTGTATCTGTTCCCTATTTTAATATAAAGAAGAGATGGCATACTTGATTAATTAGTTCATTTTTGTCTATACTCACCACAAAAATAATCCATAATATAATCCATAATATACTTGATTAATTAGTTCACTTTTGCTTACATACGTGTGCTTTAATATATTTGCCTCATGATACTTCTTGGGTAAATGCATGCATTTGGTAATTTCGTTTTTTCATACTCTATTCTTTTTCAtctcatattttaaattataaatataagttTAATTGTGATGCACTACCTTAGTTTCAGTTTTAGAAGGTGGTGGTAATAGTACACCACCCTTTTTGGTTCTGGCAAGAAGCCCTTTGGTTACAGGGGATAGCATCAAATTTGTTGGGCTTGTATACCTTAATAAATCTGTCTTTTGATAGTAAATTCATTTATGAGGTAGTtatatattatgaattttggACAATTTTGATAGTAATTTTGTGGacaattttgtgattttaggaTAAAAAGGTATCCTATTGTAAGAGAAAAACATTTATGTCCCTAACTATATATTTCTGTACTTGATTTGCTCCAACacaatcctaaatcctaatcacTTTCTTGCTTTGGTTGCAATAATAGCTTTTTGGGCTGCCTGGACTACCTTTCTCTTGCTCTTTGCTTATCCATATTGCTTTTTGCCAGTCTTACATTGAGATTTGTAAGCAACTTTTACCCTTTCATTAATCATTGTATCCATAtttgtttcatttttcttcttccgtaATGGGAATAAACAAAATGCCTTCtttgtaataataattgaatATAGGTAAATGGCAAAAATATGATCTaggtatataaaattttaataacattaatGATCTCTTCATATGCTTAATTAATTGGCATACTTTTATCAAAGGTATTCGTGTAAAAAAATTGAGTTCTTAAGTTACTCATTGTTTTATTGCATGATGCATATTGTACTCTAACACCATGGTTTCGTAAGATTAATTTTATCGGCCATGTTACCTCTGAATTTTGGTCGTTCTGGTAGTTATATATTATGAATATCACTGGAGCTATATATATTGTAGTTGTACCTTCACTCTGTGATGATTGATATGGAGCAGCAACGCCACAAGAGTTTTATCTAGTGCTGAATTCAGCACATCTCTTCCTTTATCACCTATTTATTGCAGAATACAATCTCTGTGGACatacttatatttttaattaatttattttcaaatttatgtAGACCACAGTGCACTATATCACAAAAATTCATTGTACAATTTGTACATCAATTTATTCCTCCCATTGGTATCATTGGTTTTGCTGTCTGGGGTCTAGAGCCACTTCTGCGCCTGAGCAGGACTCTATTTCTGCAAGTTAGCATCTAATCTTCATCTAAATAAACTCTAATCTGCAAGTTACCATGATAATTTATAAAAGTTGGATGAGAACAAGGAAAAGAGACAGAAAGGATGAGTTGTCATATTTGGTGGCTGTTGGAAAATTCTTGTTTCTATTGTGTGTGGGAGTGTGACTTTGAGAATTGAGATGACAAAGCCCCAGGTACTCGGGTTATACTATTGGTCTGTTTTCATTGCAACTTGGTGGGTCTcaaaaatactatataatattatattagattaaattattCAAGGTGGAGGAGAATATATATTATGCTCGTGGTGTCTAATTCATACACGCATGtctttgttatattttttcccTTGTATCTTTTTAGTAATGAATCTGATTGCCTTTTTtctacttattattattattattattattattattattNAAGAAAATTAATTGCTATGTtggattaattatttaaaatttatttagatatatatttttaaaaaaaatagaaataaaagacGTTTTTAATTGGTTCAATAGTTCAGTAATTAATTATATGCATTCTGGCACCAGGTCCTGTATCTTCAAATTTTTAACATTAGAAAAAATCTTACAACACGATTGTATTGCATTGTTTCAGAACAAGGTGGTGGAAGGTATAAAAGAGGAAAAAATCCCCAgcttaaataaaaagaaaaattagttgTTGTACCTATACAACTTATGCCAAAATTAAACAGTCTCAATTCAGATTTTTGCCAATTTTAAGGTCAGtgataattaactaatttttctatttacCTTTGTTAGAGATTAGTTACCTTATTTCCTAGTCTTTGATGTTTGAtgcttatatatttttaatttattcattttaattaggatataaaatttttatagaagGATCATGGACAATTCTAGAAATAGAAGATGGATGCAATGTGATAGAATTAGTAAAGAGTATCTAGAgggattaaaaaaatttttagatcatgCCTTTCATCATAGTAATGGAGAATCAACTGCTTGTCCCTGTAAGAAATGTGTGTTACACTATTTAGTGGATTGGACAATGGCCTATGATCACCTTGTGGTTAATGGTATTATGCCATCATATGACACTTGGTTTTATCATGGAGAATTATTAAACTCACATACCCCTATCGGAGAAACTAATTGTATAGAAAAAACTTTTAGGGGTGATGATATGGTAGGAATGATAGAGGATGTTTATAATGACTTTACCCAGAGCATAGATAATGACCCTTTAGAAAGTGGTGAAGAGGAGCCAAACTTTGGAGCCAAACATGCGTCAAAAAATGAATCTCATCTAGAAGTGAAAATATTTGACAAGTTACTAAAAGATGCAGATGAAGAAGTATATCATGGATGCAAGAAATTCATCAAGCTTTCTTTTCTATTGCAACTTTACCATCTAAAGCAATTATTCAAATGGAGCAATGAGTCTTTTAATGCGTTGCTAGGATTATTAAAGGAAGTATTACCCGATGGTGAGAAGTTACCTAGTTCTTATTATAATACTAAAAAGATGGTCAAGGGATTGCATTTGAAGTATGAAATGATCCATGCTTGTCTCAATGATTGTATACTTTTTAGGAATGAATTGGCTAATAAGAACATCAACGAATGCTCAGTTTATGGAGCTTCTAGGTGgaaaaacaataagaaaaaaattcctGCTAAGGTTCCAAGGTATTTTCCCCTTAAGTCAAGGTTGTAGAGACTGTTTATATCTTAAAAAACTTCTAAATTGATGAGATGACATCATGACAAATGCAATAAAGATGGGACTTTGCGACATCCTGCAGATTCTGAAGCGTGAAAAAGTTTTGACAATTCTCATGAAGAATTTTCTAAAGATCCTCACAATGTTCGTTTATGATTAGCTGCTGATGGATTTAATCCATATAGTAAAATGAAAAGTAAACATAGCACATGACCAGTAATTTTAATGCCATATAACCTTCCACCATGGCTGTGCATGAAGcaagagttttttattttttcgttacTCATTCATGGACCAACAGTGCTTGGAAATAATATTGATTTTTTCTTGCAACCTTTGATAGAAGAGTTAAAGGAATTATGGGATGTTGGGGTGAAAACCTATGATGCCTTTGAGAAGAAGACATTTAATATGAAAGCAGCGCTCATGTGGCCAATAAATGATTTTTCAGCATATGGTAACTTATCTGGTTGGTGCACTTATGGTAAATTTGCTTGCCCTTCTTGCAATATAAACACTCATTCTATAAGGCTCACAAAAAGTCAAAAGTATTGTTACATGGGTCATCGACGCTTCTTGAAGTCTAATCATAAATATCAAAATGATGCAATGTCTTTCGATGAGACTAAAGAATCAAAAGTTGCGCCTGGTCCAATATCAGGGTCATTAGTTTTGAATCAAACTAGAGGTTTATCCCTAGGCTAATTAGTCCTCGAGACATATATAATATGGGAGAAAAGAAAATCATGCAGTTTGAGCAATTAATGAAAAATGATAATGGTGACTAAACTTTGTTggagtgtaacaccctaatattcaaatccttatgctcgagtcataagtcaatgatattacggtggtacgactctcaggtggatttttaatatataaacataggtaatttcgaaaggagtattaatcgagaagcctgaaaagagaagaaataaaatcgcgaagatgTATCACTCACGattcgacaacgaaaagataaaacatgaagccgaaagcgatatatggacaaggcataaaggagattaagagatagataacagatagatatatataacataagtaaatagccactagtcgcgacccgcgaagtttaggccggctagggtacagtatgaaagtagttgacaacagtacatcctaatctctcccaaaggaaacataagagcctctataggcaagttccaaaagagttcaacacataatataatatcttcaaaacaaaggtggagagattctaagcaaaacacaaagtagagaaaataaagatcttcgccggctctcagacgaaccacagctcacttctgagcacctggacctgtatctgaaaaacaagagatatatacggaatgagaaccccgggcccatgggttcccagtacggtaaaagtgccaaataaatacaatgcactgcaataaaaactcactaagcatcctaaactccttttcaccaagtatccagcctagattctcactaatccataaataggcatNNNNNNNNNNNNNNNNNNNNNNNNNNNNNNNNNNNNNNNNNNNNNNNNNNNNNNNNNNNNNNNNNNNNNNNNNNNNNNNNNNNNNNNNNNNNNNNNNNNNNNNNNNNNNNNNNNNNNNNNNNNNNNNNNNNNNNNNNNNNNNNNNNNNNNNNNNNNNNNNNNNNNNNNNNNNNNNNNNNNNNNNNNNNNNNNNNNNNNNNNNNNNNNNNNNNNNNNNNNcatcaagaacagccctcaacatccaccgacaccaatatgagggatctctcagttgtacaaacacaagcaatacaggcaagtaatacacaaataaggtataagtagaacaagtagcacataatcaggtaacatagcatatatggtgtagaaatccaaaataaatagacaaacccaaacaattcaaacatatgcaaatgatgtattcctgccctatggctgatgatatcatctgtcggttatatagccaacccgacatgtcctggtagctaaccattggacagaaacaccccttgcggagcaagtaggtttgagctacaacccccttactactacccgctcaacccagagccagtggaacaaccactactgcggctactacccaggcgggtgtttaaaagctcaacctggagcgagtggattcaccactactgccgctactacccaggtgtcacaatctctgacccggagtaagtgggacgaaccacaacccttgctactacccaggatATCAAAACATACATTCGTTCAGTTTAAAAGCAAttatcattgttatcaaatctcaaacattaacctggagcaagcagGATGAACCAccacccttactactacccaggtatcacaaatacattcattcaaaactccataattaaactcatttatcataaacatccttttccgtctcacacccggagcaagtggacaacgccactgcctactacccggggttacacatcacatttcaacatcttccattattatccatttaacacattcattcattaatcatatatgcaattattctcagccataatcaataatggctttgccgtgacccggcaataactcagccattcggctcatggtccaatcaagaaccagccatttatcaataaatatagcccttcggtTCATGGCATACCGATATTTCCatcgtcatcctccatatctcatataatcatctttgattatcattgatcataactttttcccttgctttattcgcaagttaccacatcccctagctcctttctcattgctaggcatatcataatgatttaatacataaggggtgagatcggaggcttagaagtatgagatttggcttttaatactcaaaaatcaactttgggatgaaaacagggccacgcgtacgcgtactccacgcgcacgcgtggatggccacaaatctcatcggcgcatacgcgccattcacgcggacgcgcggattgaaaaatagataacGACGCGTAcatcgcccacgcgtacgcgtggattgaaaaatagccaaacgacgcgtacgcgtgggtgcattttGCGCCCGAAGCACAAAATTGGCACaattctggcacaactctcagaAAAATAGCTGGGCCTttggtgcagcgcatcgacgcgcccgcgcacactacgtgcacgcgtggatggtgccttctcgaAGAATGACGTGTatgcgccaagtgcgcctacgcgtggagggtcattctgctaaaagttttctaagttaaaagctgcagaattcacagattcaacccccaatcttccgacgaaCATAActctctcattttaaatcgtttttcacccgttcttcgaacggcatggacatcccggatccaatttcatttctaaatagattttNNNNNNNNNNNNNNNNNNNNNNNNNNNNNNNNNNNNNNNNNNNNNNNNNNNNNNNNNNNNNNNNNNNNNNNNNNNNNNNNNNNNNNNNNNNNNNNNNNNNNNNNNNNNNNNNNNNNNNNNNNNNNNNNNNNNNNNNNNNNNNNNNNNNNNNNNNNNNNNNNNNNNNNNNNNNNNNNNNNNNNNNNNNNNNNNNNNNNNNNNNNNNNNNNNNNNNNNNNNNNNNNNNNNNNNNNNNNNNNNNNNNNNNNNNNNNNNNNNNNNNNNNNNNNNNNNNNNNNNNNNNNNNNNNNNNNNNNNNNNNNNNNNNNNNNNNNNNNNNNNNNNNNNNNNNNNNttcacattacataccaactatgcatattagtatcaaccatttacacaatccaaacttaatcttaggggcatctagcctaggaattctcatcacaccacacggtacttaaatgaaacttaaaccgtacctcttgtagccaaatcaattgagtctcttctttagaagtctccaccaaccttagccTCAAGCCttaccaaagctcctcaagcaacaccaatctcccaatcgtgcaccaaaaccatcaaatgcactaacataaccaatattacatacatacatcaacctagggctcataaagatgataaatcacaagggtttgagcacttcttaccttaacccatatgaagtagggatagaacccacttagaatccatgttggagtatccctaaacacccaaaatcacaagatttcaacactaacttcccaaaaacgtgtaacagtggagaatttcgaaaactgggTAGAGATtaatggaatactcaccacaaaacttagatagaattgtagaggatgagaagagcgacgcgtggccgcaaacggctcgtcaatcggagctccgtagctcaagttatggtaatttgaagatcaaagagagttaggttttctctcttctcttctctcttcttaattcagcgccccaacccttcttttt harbors:
- the LOC110276357 gene encoding uncharacterized protein LOC110276357 isoform X2 gives rise to the protein MQRRENLVSDIPLNLASDNHSLKTHSISTFSTDNRPPPPSEVLPSPPRTSVFLFTCSASDLGSNCFLFLLRLKVLEKLFSSCYGDPSTERRFLVVSVPYFNIKKRWHT
- the LOC110276357 gene encoding uncharacterized protein LOC110276357 isoform X1, which codes for MQRRENLVSDIPLNLASDNHSLKTHSISTFSTDNRPPPPSEVLPSPPRTSVFLFTCSASDLGSNCFLFLLRLKVLEKLFSFLGCLDYLSLALCLSILLFASLTLRFNKVVEGIKEEKIPSLNKKKN